The nucleotide window TGTACGATACCCTCAAAATCACTTGGCAGCACTTTTGATAAATTTTTGTCAGAAAGGCCTGTATCATAGCCAGCACGACGATATATATCCTCAACAAGCTCTGAACAAAACGCATTCTCATACTCATAATCAAATTTATTTGACCGAGTGATATAAATTTTAAAATTATAAGTCTTTCTTGAGCAAAAATTGGCAGCCTTCCGAATACTATCGTCATCTTGTACTGTAACTAATCGCCAAGCTTCCCAGAAAACACTCTCATCAAGAAGTTTTCCAATACCAACATAATCAACACCGGTTTTTGGTATTGAATGTATAGCCAAGCATGGACCAACCACCATCGCAACATGTGAGTATTTTGGTTTAATCTCTAAAGGTCTAATTCCCCGAAGCTTGCTTCGAAAAATATAAATGGAGTTCAAAATACCTAGCAACTCGCTGCGAGGATTTTTATTCATTTGCTTTAACGCACCTTGAAGAGCAACATTGGATTCTGAGAGTTTATCTCTACCTCTAACCAATAACAAATCACCATCTCTTAAGTCATCAGATTGCGACA belongs to Candidatus Chlorobium masyuteum and includes:
- a CDS encoding C40 family peptidase is translated as MSQSDDLRDGDLLLVRGRDKLSESNVALQGALKQMNKNPRSELLGILNSIYIFRSKLRGIRPLEIKPKYSHVAMVVGPCLAIHSIPKTGVDYVGIGKLLDESVFWEAWRLVTVQDDDSIRKAANFCSRKTYNFKIYITRSNKFDYEYENAFCSELVEDIYRRAGYDTGLSDKNLSKVLPSDFEGIVQKSDSWRNVTHIYEKYLSKYQNNSFRDKDFENEYCANGKEIANAQAVAGRAFIDSVLTCMEAAMLEAITDKKKDEDIMELWEQKYAKYMDEETEKMIKELGLLRHDLKNHIHKKAILCGGTNKEKIKMMNKFLFGYLVYNVNNFLTRIRNSVIGCNK